From Candidatus Paceibacterota bacterium:
ATTCAGCTCTCAATTGAGCCTATTGGCGATGCAGATGAGTTGAAGGTTTTAGGCCAGGTAACGACAAAGAGATCTTACAGCGTTTGGCAGAAAAAAGGAGAGGACTTAAGGGATAAACTGGCCAGGAGAGATCTTCCTCCTCTCCAAAAGCCGATTATCCAGGGAGCAGCTGAAATTTTAATATCAGGCCCGCCGGAAGAGAAGAAGGAAACAAAAGAATTCCTTCCTCCTGAGATGAAATTGACCCCTGGAGAAAGGGAGATTCTGGGCGCAATAGAGCACAAAATGTCAAAACCGATTTTCAATGTTACTGGCAGATTCATTTATCTCGGCAAAAGAGATGTCTGGTTCAAGCCGAATTTCAGATTAGCTTTTTCTTTTTTTAACGAATACATGACCACTAACCTTAATGCTTTGTTTCCTGATGGCCGAACTTTGACCAAGATTAAAAAATCTTTATTTTTTCCCTTATTGAATAATAAAACTTTAATGGCCAGAAGGCATTATTTGAGATGCCGGAAGCTTTTCAGAAACTATATTAAGAGACTGACTCCCTTCTTCCCCCGTACTGGCGGAACCTATATGCTAAGTACGGAAGAAGTCGCTTCTATTTTCCATTTCCCAAGCCAAGAGACAGCTCCCGCTCCAGGCGTGCAGAGGATAGAATCAAAGAAAGGAACTGTTCCGCCCTCTTTGCCCATGGAGGATTAGGGCTTTAACAATTCAATATGACTAACGAAGAAATCAATTTTTTTGCTTTAACCACCTTCAGGAACCAAAGGAAAAAGTTTGGGATTAAAACCGACGACAGGCGTCGGCATGTTTACGTTATTGGTAAAACCGGCATGGGCAAGACCGTGATGTTAAAGAATATGGCTATTCAGGATATCCAGCAGGGCAAAGGAATCGGTTTTGTCGACCCCCATGGCGAAGCAGCCGAAGAATTGCTCGACAGTATTCCTTCAAACAGGGTGAACGACGTAATCTATTTCAATCCGGCTGATATCGATTATCCTATTGCTTTTAACATTATGGAAAAGGTTGGCATGGAGTACAGGCATTTGGTTGCTTCGGGCTTAATGGGAGTTTTCAAGAAAATATGGCCTGATGTCTGGTCAGCCAGAATGGAATACATTTTGAATAATGCAATTCTGGCACTTTTGGAATATCCGGGAGCCACTCTTTTGGGAGTTAATCGGATGATGGCTGATCCCGAATACCGGAAAAAAGTGATTGAAAAAATAATGGATCCTGTGGTCAAATCTTTCTGGACCCAGGAATTTGCCAGATATTCTCAAAGCCGGGGATATGAAGTGGAAGCAACGGCTGCCATTCAGAACAAAGTGGGCCAGTTCATTTCCAACCCTTTGATCAGGAATATTATCGGCCAGGTAGGGTCAAGTATCAATATGAGGAATATTATGGATGAAAAGAAGATTTTCATCATGAATATATCTAAAGGAAGGGTTGGAGAGGATAATTCCAGGCTGCTTGGCGCCCTTTTAATTACTAAGCTCCAGCTGGCAGCTATGTCCAGAGTAGATACTCCCGAGGAAAAAAGAAATGATTTTTTCCTTTATGTTGATGAATTCCAGAACTTTGCCACAGAGTCTTTCACCAACATTCTGTCTGAAGCAAGAAAATACAGACTGGCTTTGCTTTTAGGCCACCAGTACATTGCTCAAATGGAAGAAGAGGTCAGAGACGCGGTTTTCGGGAATGTGGGCACGATCGTCACATTCCGAGTCGGGGCGGAAGACGCAGAATATCTGGAAAAGGAATTTGCGCCTGATTTTACCGCTGAAGACCTGAT
This genomic window contains:
- a CDS encoding type IV secretion system DNA-binding domain-containing protein — encoded protein: MTNEEINFFALTTFRNQRKKFGIKTDDRRRHVYVIGKTGMGKTVMLKNMAIQDIQQGKGIGFVDPHGEAAEELLDSIPSNRVNDVIYFNPADIDYPIAFNIMEKVGMEYRHLVASGLMGVFKKIWPDVWSARMEYILNNAILALLEYPGATLLGVNRMMADPEYRKKVIEKIMDPVVKSFWTQEFARYSQSRGYEVEATAAIQNKVGQFISNPLIRNIIGQVGSSINMRNIMDEKKIFIMNISKGRVGEDNSRLLGALLITKLQLAAMSRVDTPEEKRNDFFLYVDEFQNFATESFTNILSEARKYRLALLLGHQYIAQMEEEVRDAVFGNVGTIVTFRVGAEDAEYLEKEFAPDFTAEDLINLPKYNIYLKLMIDGVAGPGFSAETMAPLPILEKSNREKIIMVSRERYSTQRKVVEEKIAKWMGTLSLPEIPIQPPSQPLYDAKCALCGKWTKVIFEPTASRPVYCKTCLKKVKGSSEKEKPSLPITEPEKQKESAPAVSLQDAVNKTPVSFSSRPTNEKEERKRPRKEVNIEELKKTLEESLKDVDKKDEPR